AGTGGGCCTGTGCTGGCCGCTGCTGGAGACAGAGCCACAAATGTATGGAGAGGTCAGGTCGCCCCTGTACCCCCAGCCTTACGCCCCCAACCTGCAGGAGCAGTGGGACCTACATGTGCCTGAGGGGTTTCAGATCCGAATTACCTTCACACACTTGGACATTGAGGCCTCTGCAGGCTGCCACTACGACGCCCTCACAGTCAGAACTCCATTTACATGTTCTAATACCAGTGGTGCTACAAAAagattttcccctttttttaaacatcaacaGCTAACAATGCAACTTTGGGTTTTGACTAAATCTGTGCAGTCGCATTCTTTATCGTTGCAGGTGGAAGAAACGACCTTTCCTCGTGGTGTAATGTTCCTTACATGCTCCTGCAGGTTCTCTTCGATGGTAAAGTTCTGGGAAAGTTTTGTGGGAATGAGAATTCTGCCGACGGGAATCATCCTGGCTCGGAGCCCCTATTGTCTCCAGGCAACACTCTCACCCTTATTTTCAAGACGGACAGCACCAACCCAGAGCGCCACCAAAACGTGGGCTTCCTGGCTCACTACCAGGCCATAGGTGGGCTTCATCACGTCTCTCAGCTCAGCTTCACCGCCCTCACCGCCGTAACACTTGTGTCAACTCTCCTGTCATCAGACATAGACGAGTGTGCGGCAGAGCCCGAGGAAGACAAAGAACCTCTCTGCCCCCAGATCTGCCTCAACACCCTCGGCACATACATGTGTTCCTGCCACCATGGCTATAAGCTTCGGTCCGATcagcgcacgtgcgtgtgtgagtaAGGTGTTAAGTAGTAGTGCTTTTAGTGCCATTCAGCAGAGGATAGATGAGTGAAACTACGTCTGTTTGTCAGTGTCCTGCAATGATGGTCTATTTAGTGAACCAGAAGGGCACTTGGCCAGTCCAGGATACCCTAATCCAGAACACCAAGCCCTGACCTGTCAGTACATCATTTCGGTCCCGGCCGGCTTCACCGTCTCTTTGAACTTCAGTGACAACTTTCAGATCGAGAGCACCATCACAGACCAGGGTCCAGAATGTCTTTACCACTGGCTGCAGGTGATGAGCCGTCACAGCAAATATGACGGAATAATCCCAAAGAGGCCAAATTTGCCGTCACCTCTGCTAACAGGTAACCATTCCTGGTCGAGGGACAGTGAAGCTGTGTGGGGAAAAGAGTCCAGGCTTGATCGACACGAACTCCAACACCGTGACTCTGGACTACTATATTGATAGTGACGGCTGGAGCAGAGGCTGGAGCCTGGACTACAGCACCCACAGTGAGACACAAATGTCAACTTTATCAATTATATCACGGAAgataatattaaaaaataaccaGCAGTGCTGTTTTCACGCATAAGTACCATGAGAAGTACTATTCTAATCACTTTTTTCTTCCATTGGGTGATTGAATCATTGGGTGTGTGGTTGATGTTACGTCTGCTCTGTACTTCAGGAGTGGAGTGTCCGTTTCCAGGCACCTTAACCAACGGCAGGGTCACCCCCTCCCTGAGCCGGTACCTCTACCGGGACTACATCTACGTGCGCTGTGACACAGGTTATAAGCTGATGATGGTGAGGTGAAAGTAACCTTTGTGTCGCACCTTGACTCACACATTGCACTGATATTTCCCGTCTttcatttcttcctgttaggATGGGGAAGAGCTCCCCAGCTTCTCTGCTATGTGCCAAAGCAACAGGCAGTGGCACCTCCCTCTGCCAGAGTGCCACAGTACGAGTCCCTAAGTCTGCCAGACACCTCCAACTTTTGCTGGGTGCTGTACGTTTCCATCAGTGTGGTAATGTCTCTCTGCAGTAACTGACTGTGGAGAACCCAAAATGTTGCTGAACGGAGGGTTCCAATTTCTGTCCGGGATGCACAACCAGTACCAATCTGTAATCGAGTATCACTGCAATGAGCCGTTTTACAACTTTCTTGGAGGAAACGAGGGTCAGATATTTATATATTCCACTCCTAAATGTAATGCTGGAGTCCAGTTATGAGCCTCTGTGTTCTGCCGTCTCAGTTCACTTCACCTGTGACCCAGACAGAAGGTGGAGATCAAATGAAGACCTGATCGTCCCCCCGACATGTCTGCCAGGTATTTCTCAACAGTTTGTCCAAGCAGGAAATGAATTAGTGGATGAAACTCATTAAATACGTCCATTCCATTTAGTCTGTGGCAAGTCGATGAACCCCCTCACTGGCCATCAGAGAATCATCGGGGGCAATAACGCCGAACCCAACAGCATCCCCTGGCAGGTGCTTTTAAGCATCAACGGTAAGAGAGCAGGCGGTATGATAATAGCAGACCGCTGGATTCTGACCGCGGCTCACGTCCTCACAAGCACAGAAGGCCCGATTTTATCAAACAACGTGCGGGTGAGCGACCTGGATCATATCTAGTCATACTTCAGCTGTGACTGCATCACTTATTTCCTGCCATGATTTGCAGATTTTCATGGGACTCACTGTTATTGATACCCTGCCAACCTCTGCCGTGTACCCTGCCTCGATCCACATCCACCCCGGCTACGTCAACCCCGGGTTGGTTGACTTCAACAATGATATTGCCTTGTTAAGGCTGGAACACCCGCTCACATTCAGCATCTCAGTTATGCCAATATGTCTGCCGGAAGGGGGCTCTACGCTGGTTAATGGCCATATGGGGTAAGGAAACGATTGTATTCAAAACTCTCCGGATCAACAGAGGCGTCTGTTGAAGTCTCTCTTCTTGGTTTGCAGCATCGTGTCAGGCTTTGGAGTCACAAACGACCAAAATCGAAAGATTCTGACAAACAGGTTGAAGTATGTGGAGCTTCCCGTGGTGGACCAGGAGATATGCAGAGCTTCAATCGCCGCAGAGAGAAGCAAAAATCCAAATACACCGCTTCTGTCAGATAACATGTTTTGTGCCGGGTTtcctgaaggagggagggactCCTGCCAGGGCGACAGCGGAAGTCCGTTCTCCATGAGCAACAACAACCGCTTCTGGGCCGCCGGGATCGTCAGCTGGGGGATTGACTGTGGTCGTGAGGGAACATACGGGGTCTACACCAGCATCGCCAACTACCTGAGCTGGATCAACAAGACAATGAATGAGAATTGAAATTTACAATCGATGGTGCAGCGCTAGTTCAGCTTCCTGCAGAACTGCCACTCATTCCCTGTAATGTCTAAACGAAAACACGAGTCAAAGCCTGTCACCAAATTTGCTTCTGTGTTGCTAAATTGATGCTCTGCTAACTTTGCAAATAATTGTGCACTATAATGTTCTTGGTTTGATCCAGAGTTAATCCGACATcaacaaaagagggaaaaggagcaTTTAGGGCTGATGCTAACATGCTGATAAAACAATACGGTTTCCTAATAACGTTTCACAAAAGTGTCAGAACTTTCAAAAAGCAATGTCACACTTTACCACTGTCGCTTGAAACTGCCTGCAGAATCAGGCTGAGACCGTCTCAGAGGCacaatacaaataaaaatgaaattaaattgaACTGCAGTGGTTAATGTCACCCCAGCAAAACTAGGATGGCGTTTCTCGTAATCTGCGCCAGTCACACTTATTGAGCAATCGTGGACTGTGGTCCTCGGTAAACACCAAGATAAATAAATTCTGAAGGTTAAATTCCATTGGAAAGCACAACACAGCACAGCCACAACAGTCCGTTTCTACATGAGACATTGAACTAAAACCGTTGACACCTTCGCTAAAGCAAACATGGAACGGACCTTCTTTGCTGTATGGTAAGCTTGGAACTGTTTGAAGGCAGCTTTGAATGTTCCAAATATTGAGCCGGTTCTTTAAATGCTGTCTGTGTGCAggattgtgtgtttgtctgtgtgccAGTGCAGACAGCAGGCTGAAGTTACGTCCGGGACGCTTCAGTCCCCTGACTATCCAAAGCCGTATCCTCCCAACCTGATGAAGCAATGGCATCTCTCGGCTCCGGAGGGCTTCCGGATCCAGCTAAAGTTGACACACGTGGATATAAACCCCTCTCGAGAGTGCTCTCTGGATTCACTCACGGTCAGAGTCATTTTTGAACCCATTATCAATACGAAGTGTGAAGTACTCACTCCCATCAACACACCAATCTAAAGGGCTGCCGTCACCCAGTAAAGTTGCCCTTTTCTAAGTAATCTGATTTTCGTTTAGTAGCGGAAGCTTGTGTAACATTTGAAGAGTCTGAACGGCAGCAGGATCAGCCGCTGAGCTGTTGAGAAGTGGTCAGACAATCCTCTGAAGCTCACTCCacagaaatgacattttccttttctttatctcAGGTTAAGCATGGTGAGACCATCAGTAAGATCTGTGGTCAGAACTTAACGCAGCTCTCAGCCGAACCCATCACCTCCGAAGGCAAAAAAATGACCATCATTTTCCAAACTTCTGATTTCAATCCAGAGTTCCATCAGCACACCGGCTTCTTGGTTAACTTCAAGAAAATAGGTCTGTTTTAGATTTCTGCTTTCTCCTACGTCATTGACGCCATGATGCTGTATAAAAATACACCCAAAGGACCTAAATTCAATGGACACGTTAACAGACGTCGACGAGTGTTCGAAGGCCGACCCAAAGAACGGCTCAGGTTCCGTCTGCTCCCAGATGTGCGTCAACACCGTTGGTTCCTATTACTGCTCCTGCTACAGTGGATACACACTTCAGCCGGACCACCAGACATGCTTGTGTGAGTACTCTGTGCACCATAAGGCCGAGAGTGATCACTTTTCCTTCCTGAACCCTCAACATTTTCTCCTGGTGTCCAGTGTCATGTAATGCTCACATATTTAAACAAGAGGGACGTCTATCTAGTCCAAGATACCCCGATCCCTCACCTCCTAACCTGTCCTGCACATACGTCATCTCCGTGGAGGACCACTTCACTGTCACCCtaaacttcactgactttcacGTGCACAGTGAAGACGGTGAAGACGCTGAAGACGGCCCCAGGTGCCTCCATCACTGGCTGCAGGTACAGAAGTGTCTCTCAGAGAGACTTGGATATTAAAAACGCTTCTCCTGAAATGTCCGACCTTCCAGGTGACCGTCCCAGACAGTGAGCCGATGATGCTGTGCGGAGGAAGGAGTCCTGGTGTGATAGCTACAGATTCCAGGACCATCAGACTAGACTACAAGACCGGGGATGAAGGCTTGAGTCGTGGCTGGAGTCTCAGCTACAGCTCCTCTGGTAATGGTCCAAGGAGGGGTGTCCAAACCCGGTCCTCAGGGGCCGCAAACCATCCGATCCAATAACTGGAGCCGTCTGACCAGGTAGactttcacctgggatcccacgTTCCATAGTTAAGGTGTTTTATGATGGAGAGCCCAGCTGGactggactgggtttggacacctCTGGTCTAAGGGATGGGGACAGTACAGATAGGCCATTGGTTCGGTTAAAAGAGGATCGCCTTATATTTTAGTGAGCCAAATGTTCTGTTGTTTTACAGCCAGTGGGTGCGAGGAACCGGAACCTTTGCTGAACGGAGGCGTGATCCTGCTGTCAGGTTCTCAGAATCAGCAGGATTCTGTGATCCAGTATCACTGCAACGAACCGTTTTACTCCTTCCCCTGGGGTGAAAATGGTAAAACAATCCAGTCAGTGGAATCGGCTAAATGATGAACGCTAATATTTCCATCTGATCCTCAGTCACTTTCACCTGtgaagcagacaggaagtggagatccGTCCACCAAGATCTGCCCCTCACCTGCACACCTGGTAGCCAAACAGCCCGGCCGAGCGTGTTTTGATACAACGCGACTTCTGAATAAAGGGGAACTGTATTTGTGTGCTTCTCATCCAGTCTGTGGCAAACCCACAAGAATCATCGCTGACTATGAGAGGATCCTTGGAGGCAGAGAAGCTCCAGCCGGCGCCGTCCCCTGGCAAGTGCTACTAAATATAGAAGGCGTACGAGTCGGTGGCGTGGTGGTCGCAGAGCGCTGGATTCTGACCGCCGCTCACGATCTGAAGCACAGCAGAAAATCCATGTCCAGCGAGGCCGTCCAGGTGAGACCCGGCGTGGACCTTCACGCTGTGCCCGTCCAGGTTCTGACGCAGGCTCTGGTGTGTGCAGGTCCACCTGGGTCACACTAACCTTAAAGCCCTGCTGAAGTCTCCCGTGCTGGCGGCCTCCGTCCATATCCACCCCGAATACAACAACTCGGACGGCCTGGACCGCGACAACGACATCGCCTTGATCCGACTGCAGAAACCACTCACATTCAACGCAGCCATCATGCCGATATGTTTGCCAGCAGAGAACCGTAAATACGTCGCCGGCATGATGGGGTGAATAAGAACCTCTGGTGTTTGTGTCTGGTATGATCAGATTTTACTTTTGGTCCATCTTCACGATGTAAATCCGCCTCTTTTGCTTGCTGATTTTCAGAGTAGCGTCAGGCTTTGGCATCGTCGATATCTACCCCCCGCGCATCCCAAAGAATCTGAACTATGCGGAGCTCCCTGTGGTGGACCAAGAGACGTGCCGACATTCGTtcactgaactgaagaagcgCAGACACAATTTACCGCGTCTGACGGACAACATGTTCTGTGTGGGTCTCCCTGAGGGGGGCCAGAGCTCCTGCCTGGGTGATAACGGAGGCCCGTTTGCCCTGAGTGATGATGGGCAGTTCTGGGCCGCTGGGATTGACAGCTGGGGGGTCGACTGTGGAAAACAGGGAACATACAGAGTCTATACAAAAGTGGCAAACTACTTAGACTGGATCAATCAGACCATCCACGACAACGGAGGTTTCTAAGAACCCTCAACATGATATTACAAGACAAGTTATGATCATCTAGTGTCGGGGTGGCCGACCAGTCAGAGCCCAagagccacatcacacacatgggcacacatgaacaccACCTCaccccttcctcacacacacacacacacacacacacacacacacagacacacacacacacaccacacacacacacacacacacacacacacagacctctgcttagcctgatttattgtaaatgtcacacaccaacatgataatgacagaatttgacttcctCAGACCACGGGCCGGTCAttctcaacaatgaacattgtgtgcactgtctcacacacacaaactctcagttcaactaagtccacaaacaaaaacataataattaaaataatctttttttctcttactatgcatgttgcttagtgggacttctggcattccttgctttgaacaatcctctccaAATCTGGCTTGGATTCAGTTCTTTCAcgtgggtgtcagtcagaacagatcgatgctttggtttcacgtgtttcaggacagaaaacacagactcgagacgtgtgttgacccaaatattgacaggatcttaagcgcagcccgtttgacattgggctatttttccattggcacacttttccagaacccaatggccccttcccttaaagcaggtttcagttggtcctcctcacaaagatcgatcatctccacctcagctgcagcctcatctgtgaccagcggggctttaaaacagtgcggggcattaaaacagtgcggggctttaaaacggtgcggggctttaaaacggTGCGGGGCATTAAAACGGTGCGGGGCATTAAAACGGTAccgggtcacgaagctttcgtgcaggttttcctgccattttgaaggcgaacttgactaattgtttactcaaaagatcttgtccctactgagaaactttgcggtattttcatctaacgcgcatgcgcgTTTGGCGAAggtaccgtattgaactcaagcgaagcgaacgcgcacattaaaaaaacacaaacccaaacttcgatatgaacgttagagccgcatgaaaccaggcaaagagccgcgggttggccaggcctgatCTAGTTGATACTAATAGATGGAATTATTGTGTTTGTGCCatataaaaacatctttaataTTTTGGTTGGGCAAAGTATTATTTAGTTTGAGGTGGTGCGACATTTTTCTAAGTTTGTTTAGCTGAATGCGCCTATACGATTGTCCTGTATCTTCCTTGCAAAGATCTGTAACATCTGGTCATTTTAGGATTTTACAACTCGGTTCTACCTGATATTATTGGATTGAATGTTCTCTTTTATGCTGTTGAAACGTTTTTGAATGTCCAGCTCAGCAATTATAGATAAAACAAACTACACAAAACATGATGGACAGTACAAAGTCGAGTTGAATCAAAGCATACTAACTAGcccagatagatagatagatagatagatagatagatagatagatagatagatagatagatagatagatagatacagtAGGTAGGTAGGTTCGTCCTCAGTTCGTCCCACTTCTTGCTTTCACTTTCGCTTGTGCGCATGCTCAGTATAGCGAGACCTTAAAACGCTTTGTTAATTATGAAGTGCTCGAACTAACATTTAAGATCAGTGCGGTCACATTCGcgttctttatttatttatttatttttactaatTTAAAGGACAGGAAGGACAAGACGGAAAATGCTACTTTAATCGAGCCGTTAAGCTTAAATAGTGAAAGTGAAAGCGCATTATTCGTCATTCAGAACGTTGTGTTTAAATTCCATTGCTGGAAACTATACGATAATCAAGTCCAGCGATGTTAGCCAACGTCATTTTGATTGGATTCTCCCTGAAGTTCGTCTGTGGTAAGAATGTTTAAGAATGAACGAACTTCCTGGAAAcgtcttttattgtttttgtgcGCATTCATGTCTAAAAACACTGTCTGCTTTGCTGCTCGCCACTCTGCCTTCGACACACTTTTGAGTTCGATGGATAAAAGGTGTATTGATTAGCATTTCATCCCAGACTTTAAAGAGGAACGACCCCTGAAGTCAGCCGTACTGTTTTTAGATAAATAACTCCGCCTGCTGCGGAGGTTTTCACTTCTTAGTTAGTACTTTAGccacaaatgaaatgaaaaatgcaaCATTCCTTTTGTTTTCCAGGTAATGTTGCAGATATTGTACTTTCCTGCAgcctggtggaggagggagTGGGCCTGAGCGGGATGACCGGGGGCTCCTCTTTCTCTCGGGCTCCGGCCACTCTTGTCTTCAGGGATGTTGCAGTGGCTTCAGACGAATCCCTGGATCTGCTCCCGCCCTTTGTGGCCCCCTCGCTGCTTGATCCGGATGCCATCATTATCGAAGCCAAAGGTTTGTGCTTTTCCACGTGGGTTCACGGTGCCAGAATCTTGTGAGGAACATTTTCCCCTCGTCCCTCCGCCACAGCCTCATCACCCGAGGTCCCAAACGTAGAGGTGCTGCTGCACGCCGACTGCAACGACCTGGAGGTGACCTGTGAAATGAGCCAGTACTCTGTCAGCAAGGCTCTGAGGAGATCCGACCTGACTTATTTCATGGTGTCCATCAGCGTGGAGGCCGTGAGCTTTAGCGTCACGCTGATTTTGCAAACCCTGGCCGTGTTGGAACCGTCGACGCTCACACAGAGCAAACTGGGCCTCCCTCTCAGCCCGACTGGAACCCTCCCGACTGAGGGTGGGGACAGGTCATGTTGATTCATTCCATTTATTCTGTTAAGCAGGCGGTGACACAGgcccccctctgctcctcagtggTCTTCCTGGTGTTTTCCCAGAGAAACTCCATCTCTGCTCGACTGAGAAGCGACGCCGTCCTGCACTGCAGCTTCAGGCACCCGGAGGTTCCGCCGGAGCAGGAGGTGGCCATCGGGTGGCGCCTGCAGCACAAAGGAAAAGGGTGGAAAGTGCTGCACATGGAGACGAGACTGGACGAAGCGGAGCCGAGGGCAGTGGGTGGGTGCTGTGTGGACGGAGGCACGGACGTGATGGTCACTGGTGATTTGACTTTGTACCTTTTTGTCGTCAGTACACGAAGAACGTCGGGGCTCCAGCCTGAACGTCACCCAGGTCGTCGACGGCGACGCCTCTGTGACTTTGACCAAACTCAAGGTTAGGGACGAGGGGAGCTACATCTGCTCCGTCAGTCTCGGCCCTTTCAAGGCTCAGCAGATCATTCAGCTCCACCTCCTTCGTAAGTATCCCTTTGTTTGGAATTATTCCTTCGTGCTCCGTAATGCGCGTCTGATGTTTCCCGGCTGTGGCTGCAGAACCACCCCAGGTGTCGCTGTCCCAGCAGAAGCTGGTTTTGAAGGCGGAGCCTCAGACGCTGAGTTGCCACTGCTCCGAATACTATCCTCTAGATGTTCAGGTTTGTAAGAGGCATTGACTGGTGACCTGGCCGAGCTCCGTTCTTgacccttctctcctcttcagaTGGAGTGGTGGCTCCTCTTCCCCACAGACACAGAGCCAACGGTGTCCGAAGACCAGGGCTCCCTGTCCAGTCATCGCCAACACGGCGACGGCTCTTATTCTTTGACATCTCAACTCACTGTACCCTCCACTGCTACCCCAGGAACTAAAATCATCTGTAAGGTGTCGCATCGGGCCCTCAGCACCCCCCTCTCCGTCAGCCTGGTGGTCATGAGTCCACAAACCAGTATGTTCCCGACCTTTGCTGCTCTAATAGCTCAGTATTGAAATAAATTAGTCTTGcttttgtcatttctgggtgATTTAGAGGTTCTGATTGGCGTCATGCATCTTGAAATTGTCAGCGTTGCAGAAAAGAATGAATAACTCTGTTTCTGACACTTTGCAGACTCCTATTGGTGGATTGTGGGCTTCCTGATTGTCACCGCGATTTTCTTCTACCAGGTGATGAATTAACTAAGATGCTGCGATATGAAGGCGTTGAGACACGCATGGTTTGACAGACAACCAGTAAATATAAAAATCAACCACTTCTGGGGGCTGATGTGTGTACGACGACACACACATAAGCTGGGAAACAATATTCAGATTCATTTTTGTCATGATGATCTTGTGAGAATTGAATTGCTTGTATTTGTCTCAAAGTTCGTTAgagtttaaataaagatatgtgtgactgtttttttttaaaaaaaagaatgtatttATGAAGTTGCGAGTTTATAAATACAGACATCAGTCCGTAAGATGTCCTTTTCCTTTCTCATTTGATAACTTAATTCTGCCGATATTAAAGACACCACCAGATGTCGCCAAATCTCGTTTTAAACTATTTCACATATTTATTTACTAAAAAATGACTTAAGACTATATTTCTACATTAAAGCTGTCAATATATTAACAGCCAAATGTGCTCAGTGTGTCAAAATAAGGTCTAGATCCACTCCTGTCTGTTAATTATCTTTTATTTGGCATCAGCAAAAATGTTAAGCATGCATTTATTTTCACAGATCTAGATGCATCTTCAGGTCATAACCCAACACGTTAACAGTTTTTACTCTATCAC
The DNA window shown above is from Takifugu flavidus isolate HTHZ2018 chromosome 10, ASM371156v2, whole genome shotgun sequence and carries:
- the c1r gene encoding complement component 1, r subcomponent, translated to MMGCFCCILCFLYVTVGLCWPLLETEPQMYGEVRSPLYPQPYAPNLQEQWDLHVPEGFQIRITFTHLDIEASAGCHYDALTVLFDGKVLGKFCGNENSADGNHPGSEPLLSPGNTLTLIFKTDSTNPERHQNVGFLAHYQAIDIDECAAEPEEDKEPLCPQICLNTLGTYMCSCHHGYKLRSDQRTCVLSCNDGLFSEPEGHLASPGYPNPEHQALTCQYIISVPAGFTVSLNFSDNFQIESTITDQGPECLYHWLQVTIPGRGTVKLCGEKSPGLIDTNSNTVTLDYYIDSDGWSRGWSLDYSTHRVECPFPGTLTNGRVTPSLSRYLYRDYIYVRCDTGYKLMMDGEELPSFSAMCQSNRQWHLPLPECHITDCGEPKMLLNGGFQFLSGMHNQYQSVIEYHCNEPFYNFLGGNEVHFTCDPDRRWRSNEDLIVPPTCLPVCGKSMNPLTGHQRIIGGNNAEPNSIPWQVLLSINGKRAGGMIIADRWILTAAHVLTSTEGPILSNNVRIFMGLTVIDTLPTSAVYPASIHIHPGYVNPGLVDFNNDIALLRLEHPLTFSISVMPICLPEGGSTLVNGHMGIVSGFGVTNDQNRKILTNRLKYVELPVVDQEICRASIAAERSKNPNTPLLSDNMFCAGFPEGGRDSCQGDSGSPFSMSNNNRFWAAGIVSWGIDCGREGTYGVYTSIANYLSWINKTMNEN
- the LOC130532941 gene encoding complement C1r subcomponent-like protein, encoding MERTFFAVWIVCLSVCQCRQQAEVTSGTLQSPDYPKPYPPNLMKQWHLSAPEGFRIQLKLTHVDINPSRECSLDSLTVKHGETISKICGQNLTQLSAEPITSEGKKMTIIFQTSDFNPEFHQHTGFLVNFKKIDVDECSKADPKNGSGSVCSQMCVNTVGSYYCSCYSGYTLQPDHQTCLLSCNAHIFKQEGRLSSPRYPDPSPPNLSCTYVISVEDHFTVTLNFTDFHVHSEDGEDAEDGPRCLHHWLQVTVPDSEPMMLCGGRSPGVIATDSRTIRLDYKTGDEGLSRGWSLSYSSSASGCEEPEPLLNGGVILLSGSQNQQDSVIQYHCNEPFYSFPWGENVTFTCEADRKWRSVHQDLPLTCTPVCGKPTRIIADYERILGGREAPAGAVPWQVLLNIEGVRVGGVVVAERWILTAAHDLKHSRKSMSSEAVQVHLGHTNLKALLKSPVLAASVHIHPEYNNSDGLDRDNDIALIRLQKPLTFNAAIMPICLPAENRKYVAGMMGVASGFGIVDIYPPRIPKNLNYAELPVVDQETCRHSFTELKKRRHNLPRLTDNMFCVGLPEGGQSSCLGDNGGPFALSDDGQFWAAGIDSWGVDCGKQGTYRVYTKVANYLDWINQTIHDNGGF
- the tapbpl gene encoding tapasin-related protein, whose amino-acid sequence is MLANVILIGFSLKFVCGNVADIVLSCSLVEEGVGLSGMTGGSSFSRAPATLVFRDVAVASDESLDLLPPFVAPSLLDPDAIIIEAKASSPEVPNVEVLLHADCNDLEVTCEMSQYSVSKALRRSDLTYFMVSISVEAVSFSVTLILQTLAVLEPSTLTQSKLGLPLSPTGTLPTEVVFLVFSQRNSISARLRSDAVLHCSFRHPEVPPEQEVAIGWRLQHKGKGWKVLHMETRLDEAEPRAVVHEERRGSSLNVTQVVDGDASVTLTKLKVRDEGSYICSVSLGPFKAQQIIQLHLLQPPQVSLSQQKLVLKAEPQTLSCHCSEYYPLDVQMEWWLLFPTDTEPTVSEDQGSLSSHRQHGDGSYSLTSQLTVPSTATPGTKIICKVSHRALSTPLSVSLVVMSPQTNSYWWIVGFLIVTAIFFYQVMN